From the Leucobacter tenebrionis genome, one window contains:
- a CDS encoding GntR family transcriptional regulator, with amino-acid sequence MTQTKGEEVRQRLGTLIAAAEPGHRLPPERELMRTFGVARETIRRALDDLVFEGQLVKRAGVGTFVARPRLTKQFRMRSFTEEMRAQGMSSSSRLISATTHAAGARTGAQLRISPASPVISIQRVRLANDEPMAIETLRLPLDLVPGLAVRELESRSLYETLREDYDIELSSGSQRIEATVTDDAESALLGLAPQSPALLVDRVTWTAEGRRVEAARSVYRGDRYRFEVDLTA; translated from the coding sequence ACCAAAGGCGAAGAGGTGCGGCAGCGCCTCGGCACCCTCATCGCCGCGGCCGAACCGGGGCACCGACTCCCCCCGGAGCGGGAACTCATGCGCACCTTCGGAGTCGCACGCGAGACGATCCGTCGCGCGCTGGATGACCTCGTCTTCGAGGGACAGCTCGTCAAGCGGGCGGGCGTGGGAACGTTCGTCGCGCGTCCGCGGCTGACCAAACAATTCAGAATGCGGTCGTTCACCGAGGAGATGCGCGCGCAGGGAATGAGCAGCTCCTCCCGTCTGATCTCAGCGACGACCCACGCCGCGGGTGCCCGGACGGGAGCCCAGCTGAGGATCTCCCCCGCGAGCCCGGTCATCTCGATCCAACGCGTCCGGCTGGCGAACGACGAGCCGATGGCGATCGAAACGCTGCGGCTCCCGCTGGACCTGGTGCCGGGTCTGGCGGTCCGCGAGCTCGAGTCCCGCTCGCTCTACGAGACCCTGCGGGAGGACTACGACATCGAGCTCTCGTCGGGGTCGCAACGGATTGAGGCGACCGTGACTGACGACGCCGAATCCGCGCTGCTCGGGCTGGCTCCCCAGAGCCCAGCCCTACTCGTCGACCGCGTCACCTGGACCGCGGAGGGCCGGAGGGTCGAGGCCGCCCGGTCCGTCTACCGCGGCGATCGGTACCGTTTCGAAGTCGACCTCACCGCATAA
- a CDS encoding pyridoxal phosphate-dependent aminotransferase: MAHTQYPVSWLAGEYPASAIRAVFDRVAQFEGVTKLTVGEPDFDTPPHIVEAAVRSLRDGETRYSANAGIPAFRRAIAEHHGRRWARPLAEEQVMVAAGGMEALLLALGVVLDPGDEILIPDPAYPNYLGQVHMLGARPVRIPLSATDGFRLTADRIEPLIEARTKALIINSPSNPLGTVIPADELRRIAELADRRGLIIISDEVYDRVVFDGRAHVSIAQVDPAFERFLVVNSLSKSHAMTGWRAGYVIGSPRLIAPMPHMQEGISSCLPVFVQRAGIAALEGPEDATRAMVKSYQRRRDLLVRGITGIRGLDCAVPDGAFYLFVDVRGTGLSSEAFAERLLQEQRVAVIPGTAFGERGEGFVRISYAANEATLTAALAGIRAFVDDGAAHA, encoded by the coding sequence ATGGCCCACACCCAGTATCCCGTCTCCTGGCTCGCCGGCGAGTATCCGGCGTCCGCCATCCGCGCCGTGTTCGACCGGGTCGCGCAGTTCGAGGGCGTCACGAAGCTCACCGTCGGCGAGCCCGACTTCGATACCCCGCCCCACATCGTCGAGGCTGCCGTGCGCTCACTCCGTGACGGCGAGACCCGGTACAGCGCGAACGCCGGCATCCCCGCCTTCCGGAGGGCTATCGCCGAGCACCACGGCCGCCGCTGGGCGCGTCCGCTCGCGGAGGAGCAGGTGATGGTCGCGGCGGGCGGTATGGAGGCGCTACTGCTCGCGCTCGGCGTGGTGCTCGATCCCGGCGACGAGATCCTGATTCCCGACCCGGCGTATCCCAACTACCTCGGCCAGGTGCACATGCTCGGCGCGAGACCGGTCCGGATCCCGCTGAGCGCCACGGACGGCTTCCGGCTCACGGCGGATCGGATCGAACCGCTCATCGAAGCACGGACGAAGGCGCTCATCATCAACTCCCCCTCGAACCCGCTCGGCACCGTGATTCCCGCCGACGAGCTCCGGCGCATCGCCGAACTCGCGGATCGACGCGGTCTCATCATCATCTCCGACGAGGTCTACGACCGGGTGGTGTTCGACGGACGCGCGCACGTCTCCATCGCGCAGGTCGACCCCGCCTTCGAGCGCTTCCTCGTCGTCAACTCGCTCTCGAAGAGCCACGCGATGACCGGCTGGCGAGCGGGGTACGTGATCGGCTCCCCACGCCTCATCGCCCCCATGCCGCACATGCAGGAGGGCATCTCGTCGTGCTTGCCGGTGTTCGTCCAGCGCGCCGGTATCGCCGCTCTCGAGGGGCCAGAGGACGCGACGCGCGCAATGGTGAAGTCCTACCAGCGACGGCGCGACCTCCTGGTGAGGGGGATCACCGGCATTCGAGGCCTCGACTGCGCAGTGCCGGACGGAGCCTTCTACCTGTTCGTCGACGTGCGCGGCACGGGCCTCTCGAGCGAGGCGTTCGCCGAACGTCTGCTGCAGGAGCAGCGCGTGGCCGTGATCCCGGGCACCGCCTTTGGAGAGCGCGGCGAAGGCTTCGTCAGGATCTCCTACGCCGCGAACGAGGCAACGCTGACGGCGGCGCTCGCCGGGATTCGCGCATTCGTAGACGACGGTGCGGCGCATGCCTAG
- a CDS encoding N-acetylglucosamine kinase: MPRGFAGPSEPPAGAPGAESLVVDVGQSGMRFRRLHGATVEEWDGPPLRASDPRIRQVVSAVVGALRRMRTAPSRLAIGSSGLDDPAPAARALAEALDPAPARIVVAHDSVSAHVGALSGGSGVVLAVGTGTVCLASGPRGVARVDGWGALLGDGGSGYWLGRLALSTALKDLDGRRTAPLLRAAAEERFGELKAFAATLPARADRVSLVAAFASEVVALARRGDDAAAGILREGAVELAESAVAGLSRAGWPAGSGPSVSYTGSLLVVSEDYRRMLVAELAERWPTAQFRAPDGTPLDGAERLLDLDPAHPLHSSLAIVGAPTT, encoded by the coding sequence ATGCCTAGGGGGTTCGCGGGACCTTCGGAACCGCCCGCAGGCGCCCCCGGCGCCGAATCGCTCGTCGTCGACGTGGGCCAGTCAGGGATGCGCTTCCGACGCCTCCACGGCGCCACCGTCGAGGAATGGGACGGACCGCCGCTGCGCGCGTCCGATCCGCGCATTCGGCAGGTCGTGTCGGCGGTTGTCGGCGCGCTTCGCCGGATGCGGACCGCCCCGTCGCGCCTAGCGATCGGCTCGAGCGGGCTCGACGACCCCGCGCCGGCCGCGCGCGCCCTCGCCGAGGCCCTCGACCCGGCGCCCGCTCGGATCGTCGTCGCGCACGACTCGGTGTCGGCACACGTCGGCGCGCTGTCGGGGGGCTCGGGGGTCGTCCTCGCCGTCGGCACGGGGACCGTCTGCCTCGCCTCGGGTCCGCGGGGCGTGGCACGGGTCGACGGGTGGGGCGCGCTCCTCGGAGACGGAGGCAGCGGGTACTGGCTCGGCAGGCTCGCCCTATCGACCGCCCTGAAGGATCTCGACGGACGTCGCACGGCGCCGCTCCTGCGCGCCGCCGCGGAGGAACGCTTCGGAGAGCTGAAGGCTTTCGCCGCCACGCTGCCCGCCCGGGCCGACCGCGTCTCGTTGGTCGCGGCCTTCGCGAGCGAGGTCGTCGCCCTCGCGCGCCGCGGAGACGACGCCGCGGCCGGGATCCTGCGAGAGGGGGCCGTCGAACTCGCGGAGTCCGCGGTCGCGGGGCTCTCTCGGGCCGGCTGGCCCGCCGGGTCGGGACCGTCCGTGTCGTACACGGGCTCGCTCCTCGTGGTCTCCGAGGACTACCGGCGCATGCTCGTCGCGGAGCTCGCCGAACGGTGGCCGACGGCTCAGTTCCGCGCGCCCGACGGCACGCCGCTCGACGGAGCCGAGCGCCTACTCGACCTCGACCCGGCGCATCCTCTGCACTCGAGCCTCGCCATCGTCGGAGCACCGACCACGTGA
- a CDS encoding N-acetylmannosamine-6-phosphate 2-epimerase, producing MDPSITALLGRLVVSCQAHDGNPLRGPDSMARMAQAAIIGGAGGIRAEGVADVRAIRAAVDAPIIGLIKTEQRDRDSVFITPGWDEASAVRAAGADVIALDGTPRPRPDGVPLGSLIRRIHDELGCPVMADIDSHASAEYAIEQGCDLVGTTLAGYTAARPATEGPDLELVAEIATFASVPVVAEGRFWTREDAIAAIEAGASAVVVGTAITNPMLTTARFARAVAERSGAVAG from the coding sequence ATGGACCCCTCGATCACCGCCCTGCTCGGCAGGCTCGTGGTTTCCTGCCAGGCTCACGACGGGAACCCGCTACGCGGGCCAGACTCGATGGCGCGCATGGCGCAGGCCGCGATCATAGGCGGCGCCGGGGGCATCCGTGCCGAGGGCGTTGCCGACGTGCGAGCCATCCGCGCCGCCGTCGATGCGCCGATCATCGGACTGATCAAGACCGAGCAGCGCGACCGCGACAGCGTGTTCATCACCCCGGGCTGGGATGAGGCCTCGGCCGTCCGTGCCGCGGGGGCGGATGTCATCGCACTCGACGGGACGCCACGGCCCAGGCCCGACGGCGTCCCTCTCGGCAGTCTCATCCGCCGCATCCACGACGAGCTCGGCTGCCCCGTCATGGCCGACATCGACTCGCACGCCTCGGCCGAGTACGCGATCGAGCAGGGCTGCGACCTCGTGGGGACCACGCTCGCCGGATATACGGCGGCCCGTCCCGCGACGGAGGGACCCGACCTCGAGCTCGTGGCGGAGATCGCGACATTCGCGAGCGTCCCCGTCGTCGCGGAGGGCCGCTTCTGGACCCGGGAGGACGCGATCGCCGCCATCGAGGCCGGTGCCTCCGCGGTGGTCGTCGGCACCGCCATCACCAACCCCATGCTGACGACGGCACGCTTCGCACGGGCGGTGGCGGAGCGCAGCGGGGCCGTCGCCGGATAG
- a CDS encoding pyridoxal-phosphate dependent enzyme — translation MPDGARDVGIWRHASILPGTRTRITLGEGSTPLVPIDSGDRSISLLGKLESQNPTLSFKDRGMALAASVAVDQGKRGLVVASTGNAAVSASAYAAAAGLSCRVIVASSSNAMAKLDACRAYGAEVSEISGDYSDAYAEAAALADEGYMNVSTTYQNEYIIEGYRTVAAELLEQCGCAPGAVIVPIGAGPLLSGIERGFAALVECGDADRVPALVGVQAAGCAPIARAWAIGAAAASSASAATVSSGAASASTRDEREVWRRMLHEPVRQTPTVATAIADPLRGYEDQGLITLDAVRRTGGQVVAIDEAETIASVRALRRGGIWVEPSSAIALAAVEQLRFEEGATVVLMLTGHGVKSPPVEG, via the coding sequence ATGCCTGACGGCGCGCGGGACGTGGGGATCTGGCGGCACGCGTCGATACTGCCCGGCACGCGCACCCGCATCACGCTCGGCGAGGGATCGACTCCGCTCGTGCCGATCGACTCGGGCGACAGAAGTATCTCGTTGCTCGGCAAGCTCGAGAGTCAGAACCCCACGCTCTCCTTCAAGGACCGGGGCATGGCGCTCGCCGCGTCGGTCGCGGTGGATCAGGGCAAGCGGGGCCTCGTAGTCGCTTCGACGGGGAACGCTGCGGTGTCGGCGTCGGCGTACGCGGCGGCGGCCGGTCTTAGCTGCCGCGTGATCGTGGCCAGCTCCTCGAATGCGATGGCGAAGCTCGACGCGTGCCGCGCCTACGGTGCCGAGGTCTCCGAGATCTCCGGCGACTACAGCGACGCGTACGCCGAGGCCGCGGCGCTCGCGGACGAGGGGTACATGAACGTCTCCACGACCTACCAGAACGAGTACATTATCGAGGGGTACCGCACGGTAGCCGCCGAGCTGCTCGAGCAGTGCGGGTGCGCACCCGGTGCCGTCATCGTTCCCATCGGAGCCGGCCCGCTCCTCAGCGGCATCGAGCGTGGCTTCGCAGCGCTGGTGGAGTGCGGGGACGCGGATCGCGTGCCGGCCCTCGTCGGCGTGCAGGCCGCGGGCTGCGCACCGATCGCCCGGGCCTGGGCGATCGGTGCGGCCGCGGCCTCGTCGGCCTCAGCTGCGACGGTCTCGAGCGGCGCGGCCTCCGCGTCGACGCGGGATGAGCGGGAGGTGTGGCGCCGCATGCTGCATGAGCCCGTGCGGCAGACGCCGACCGTGGCGACGGCGATCGCTGACCCGCTGCGCGGCTACGAGGATCAGGGGCTGATCACGTTGGACGCCGTGCGGCGCACGGGCGGACAGGTCGTGGCGATCGACGAGGCCGAGACGATCGCCTCGGTGCGCGCGCTGAGGCGGGGCGGGATCTGGGTGGAGCCATCATCGGCCATTGCGCTCGCGGCCGTGGAGCAGCTGCGGTTCGAGGAGGGCGCGACCGTCGTCCTGATGCTCACGGGCCACGGGGTGAAGAGCCCGCCGGTCGAGGGCTGA
- a CDS encoding bifunctional 4-hydroxy-2-oxoglutarate aldolase/2-dehydro-3-deoxy-phosphogluconate aldolase — protein sequence MAFLNLLRDERLVAVLRGDDPAKVRRAAETLIDSGIGIIELTLTVPGAFEIVRDLSDAPASVGIGTITAPEHVDQAVSAGAAFLVSPGISQPLLEAMRESGMPALPGVQTPSEVMQARTAGFDLLKLFHAGQVGAGYISAVRGPFPELEFVPSGGISDANAAEWLDAGAVAVGLGSLARPHEIAAEDWSGIREHARAALRAAGRSDA from the coding sequence TTGGCATTCCTGAACCTGCTCCGCGATGAGCGCCTGGTCGCAGTGCTGCGCGGCGATGACCCCGCGAAGGTCCGGCGCGCGGCCGAGACGCTCATCGACTCCGGCATTGGAATCATCGAGCTCACGCTCACGGTCCCCGGCGCGTTCGAGATCGTTCGCGATCTCTCCGACGCGCCGGCTTCCGTCGGGATCGGCACCATCACCGCCCCCGAGCACGTCGATCAAGCGGTGTCGGCCGGGGCTGCCTTCCTCGTCTCGCCCGGAATCTCGCAGCCGCTGCTCGAGGCCATGCGCGAGTCCGGAATGCCTGCGCTTCCCGGAGTGCAGACCCCGAGCGAGGTCATGCAGGCGAGGACCGCTGGGTTCGACCTCCTCAAGCTGTTCCACGCGGGACAGGTCGGTGCGGGGTACATCTCGGCGGTCCGGGGGCCGTTCCCTGAACTCGAGTTCGTGCCGAGCGGCGGGATCAGTGACGCGAACGCCGCCGAGTGGCTGGACGCCGGAGCCGTGGCCGTCGGGCTGGGATCGCTCGCGAGACCGCACGAGATCGCCGCTGAGGACTGGAGCGGCATCCGCGAGCATGCGCGGGCAGCGCTCCGCGCGGCGGGGCGTTCCGATGCCTGA
- a CDS encoding M20 family metallopeptidase, with translation MDVIELTRQLVSIDSQNPGAGEREIAGFVDAWCRERGMPSRIVEFQSGRSNVVVTLDLGEGGHLGLTGHLDTKPIGDALSAWSTPPLELTVDGDTAYGLGATDMKGAVAAMLVVAERIAAAPSRGLGKLSLVLTADEEQGSDAGAQSLIASPELPDVDALVIGEPSGIDDPWEAMFLVSRGICCFEVEITTTQGHSGLSPRLGRNASLVAADVLRAFESFAPPVDRPGKVPATPTVNPGMMVSGGVCFGVWPGRCTVGIEIRTVPGMDRDRVRAAIEQLVHRTVGDEATATITYEPGSMGWMPATEIDPDHPVVRIASAAAESVLGRALPFAPYPGGTDAAYFMGEAGVPTIVSLGPGWLSVAHGANEKVGVSQLHQAVNLYEHLARNYPAEG, from the coding sequence ATGGATGTCATCGAACTCACCCGGCAGCTGGTCTCGATCGATTCCCAGAACCCGGGGGCCGGGGAGCGGGAGATCGCCGGTTTCGTCGACGCCTGGTGCCGCGAGCGCGGTATGCCCTCCCGGATCGTGGAGTTCCAGAGCGGGCGGTCCAACGTGGTGGTCACACTCGACCTCGGCGAGGGTGGGCACCTCGGCCTCACCGGACACCTCGACACCAAGCCGATCGGCGATGCGCTCTCCGCGTGGAGCACTCCGCCGCTCGAGCTCACGGTCGATGGGGATACCGCGTACGGTCTCGGCGCCACCGATATGAAGGGCGCCGTCGCCGCCATGCTCGTCGTGGCTGAGCGCATCGCGGCCGCGCCCTCCCGCGGCCTCGGCAAGCTCTCCCTCGTGCTCACCGCCGACGAGGAGCAAGGCTCTGACGCCGGCGCCCAGTCACTCATCGCCTCCCCCGAACTGCCGGACGTCGACGCGCTCGTCATCGGCGAGCCGAGCGGCATCGACGACCCATGGGAGGCGATGTTCCTCGTGTCGCGCGGGATCTGCTGCTTCGAGGTGGAGATCACGACGACGCAGGGGCACAGTGGCCTGTCTCCGCGCCTCGGGCGCAATGCCTCACTCGTCGCCGCCGACGTGCTGCGCGCCTTCGAGTCCTTCGCTCCCCCGGTCGACCGCCCGGGCAAGGTGCCCGCGACCCCCACCGTCAACCCCGGAATGATGGTCTCGGGCGGTGTCTGCTTCGGCGTCTGGCCAGGACGCTGCACCGTCGGCATCGAGATCCGCACCGTGCCCGGCATGGACCGAGACCGCGTGCGCGCCGCGATCGAACAGTTGGTGCATCGAACCGTCGGAGACGAGGCCACGGCCACGATCACCTACGAGCCCGGGTCCATGGGCTGGATGCCGGCGACCGAGATCGATCCCGATCACCCCGTGGTCCGGATCGCCAGCGCCGCGGCCGAATCGGTGCTGGGTCGCGCCCTCCCCTTCGCCCCCTACCCCGGCGGCACGGACGCAGCCTACTTCATGGGCGAGGCCGGGGTGCCGACGATCGTGAGCCTCGGCCCGGGCTGGCTCAGCGTCGCGCACGGCGCGAACGAAAAGGTGGGCGTTTCGCAGCTCCACCAGGCCGTCAACCTCTACGAGCACCTGGCTCGTAACTATCCCGCCGAGGGGTAG
- a CDS encoding GntR family transcriptional regulator gives MTTPKYLQIAERIRTECGTLHEGAQLPAEQELAAAYRASPMTVRRALDLLQEQGVVTRIPGRGTFVRHGIISKSSALTSFTEDITMRGMTPGTRVLGVDEVTPTSEVSRDLSLGRTELVLQLERLRFADDEPICLEVAHVPQRYAKALGDSALVSLHRGLASIGLAPDSATRRVHAAIVTDRQATLLGVPPGSPTLNIIQVFFDERGRPIQRSNACFRADRYETYSRVRRAENHPPTEETE, from the coding sequence ATGACGACTCCGAAGTATCTGCAGATCGCCGAGCGCATTCGCACCGAGTGCGGGACGCTCCACGAAGGCGCCCAGCTGCCCGCCGAACAGGAGCTCGCCGCCGCGTACCGCGCCAGCCCGATGACCGTCCGGCGCGCGCTCGACTTACTGCAAGAGCAGGGGGTCGTCACGAGAATCCCCGGGCGCGGCACCTTCGTACGCCACGGCATCATCTCGAAAAGCAGCGCGCTGACGTCGTTCACCGAGGACATCACGATGCGCGGCATGACCCCGGGTACCCGCGTGCTCGGCGTCGACGAGGTGACCCCCACAAGCGAGGTCTCCCGCGACCTCTCGCTCGGCCGGACCGAGCTCGTCTTGCAGCTCGAGCGCCTGCGCTTCGCCGATGACGAGCCGATCTGCCTCGAAGTCGCGCACGTGCCCCAGCGATATGCGAAGGCCCTCGGGGACTCCGCGCTCGTCTCCCTGCACCGGGGACTCGCGTCGATCGGACTCGCCCCCGACAGCGCGACGCGCCGAGTGCACGCCGCTATCGTCACGGATCGGCAGGCGACCCTCCTCGGGGTCCCTCCCGGCTCGCCGACGCTCAACATCATCCAGGTGTTCTTCGATGAGCGCGGGCGCCCGATCCAGCGCTCGAACGCATGCTTCCGCGCCGACCGCTACGAGACCTACAGCAGGGTCCGGCGCGCCGAGAACCACCCACCCACCGAAGAAACGGAGTAA
- a CDS encoding RidA family protein, translating to MAKEAMLSDQLPNPAGPYSHVVEAGDIVFTSGFGPQDPATGAVPEGITAQTEQVISNVETALKLRGLTLADVVKTTVHLERLDRDFAAYNEVYARRFPNPYPARTTVGSTLANILVEIDAVAVRTRD from the coding sequence ATGGCCAAAGAAGCGATGCTCAGCGATCAGCTGCCAAATCCGGCGGGACCCTACAGCCACGTCGTGGAGGCAGGCGACATCGTGTTCACGTCCGGCTTCGGACCACAGGATCCCGCAACCGGCGCCGTGCCGGAGGGCATCACCGCGCAGACTGAGCAGGTGATATCGAACGTCGAGACCGCGCTGAAGCTCCGCGGCCTCACGCTCGCCGACGTGGTCAAGACAACCGTGCACCTCGAGCGCCTCGATCGTGACTTCGCGGCCTACAACGAGGTGTACGCTCGACGGTTCCCGAATCCCTACCCGGCACGCACGACCGTCGGCAGCACCCTCGCGAACATCCTCGTCGAGATCGACGCCGTAGCGGTCCGCACGCGGGACTGA
- a CDS encoding MBL fold metallo-hydrolase, whose product MTATRLSSRVWLVGGSDGPASTDAWDGNQYLVWDGERGALIDCGTGRGSKAWLDQVASVTGDLRTVDALLITHYHADHAGGAAAAERAGLRVLGSPATAKALRDGDEQTTSLVRARRAGVYPADYRMPPAPSAEEVPRELRFGRSVLRVIRAPGHCDGHLVFALEEPDGVALFTGDTLFPGGRVSIQAIPDCRLDAYADTMHRLSRQPVVALYPGHGGAELDPGSAAESVRSASSSFARLVPPPNLLN is encoded by the coding sequence ATGACCGCGACGCGACTCTCCTCCCGGGTGTGGCTTGTCGGCGGATCCGACGGCCCTGCATCGACCGATGCATGGGACGGCAACCAGTACCTCGTCTGGGATGGGGAGCGCGGCGCTCTCATCGACTGCGGCACGGGCCGCGGCAGCAAGGCCTGGCTCGACCAGGTCGCCTCCGTCACCGGGGACCTGCGGACCGTCGATGCCCTGCTCATCACGCACTACCACGCGGATCACGCCGGTGGTGCAGCCGCGGCGGAGCGGGCGGGGCTGCGCGTCCTCGGCAGCCCAGCTACCGCGAAGGCGTTGCGCGACGGTGACGAGCAGACGACCTCGCTCGTCCGCGCGCGCCGCGCGGGGGTGTACCCCGCCGACTACCGCATGCCGCCCGCGCCCTCCGCCGAGGAGGTGCCGCGCGAGCTGCGCTTCGGCCGGAGCGTGCTGCGCGTGATCCGCGCGCCCGGCCACTGCGACGGCCACCTCGTCTTCGCGCTGGAGGAGCCGGACGGGGTCGCACTCTTCACCGGGGACACCCTCTTCCCGGGCGGTCGGGTGAGCATCCAGGCGATCCCCGACTGCCGTCTCGACGCCTACGCCGACACGATGCACCGCCTCTCACGGCAACCCGTGGTCGCCCTCTACCCGGGGCACGGCGGCGCAGAGCTCGATCCGGGCTCCGCCGCTGAATCCGTGCGCTCGGCGTCGTCGAGCTTCGCTCGTCTGGTTCCCCCACCGAACTTGCTGAACTGA
- a CDS encoding sugar kinase — translation MSGDGAELARLDIATVGESMVVLVPSRGESLERTAETALFPAGAESNVASYLSQLGHAVGWGSRVGNDPFGRRLLRSFSEIGIDVSQVVIDDYRPTGVYFKDPGGEPSVYYYRSGSAASALGVGDVAPLVARSARLHITGITAALGKGAALTLFNIVREARAAGKRISFDVNYRAPLWPTAEAAPVLAELGGLADTVFVGLDEAQHVWGIERADEIPAIFARSAEVVVKDGGDGATTFIGDDVFREPAPTVEVLEPVGAGDAFAAGYLSASIRGASPAERLRWGHLLAARVLVAPSDSVVLPPAGVLAAQAEADPAAWAALSFAGSEGSCTV, via the coding sequence GTGAGCGGCGACGGAGCGGAGCTCGCTCGGCTCGACATCGCGACCGTCGGGGAGAGCATGGTGGTGCTCGTGCCGTCGCGTGGCGAGTCCCTGGAGCGCACCGCCGAAACCGCGCTGTTTCCCGCGGGAGCCGAGTCGAATGTCGCGAGCTACCTGTCGCAGCTCGGTCACGCCGTGGGTTGGGGCAGCAGGGTCGGCAACGACCCGTTCGGGCGCCGGCTGCTGCGCTCCTTCTCGGAAATCGGGATCGACGTCTCGCAGGTCGTCATCGACGATTACCGGCCCACGGGCGTCTACTTCAAGGACCCAGGCGGGGAGCCGAGCGTCTACTACTATCGTTCCGGATCCGCCGCGTCGGCGTTGGGCGTGGGCGATGTCGCCCCGCTGGTCGCCCGTTCGGCCCGCCTGCATATCACCGGGATCACCGCTGCGCTGGGAAAGGGGGCCGCGTTGACGCTGTTCAACATCGTCCGCGAGGCCAGGGCCGCGGGGAAGCGCATCTCGTTCGATGTGAACTATCGGGCACCGCTGTGGCCGACGGCCGAGGCGGCCCCGGTGCTCGCGGAGCTGGGGGGACTCGCCGACACCGTGTTCGTCGGCCTCGACGAGGCGCAGCACGTCTGGGGGATCGAGCGCGCCGACGAGATCCCGGCGATCTTCGCGAGGTCGGCGGAGGTGGTCGTCAAGGATGGCGGCGACGGGGCGACGACGTTCATCGGCGACGACGTCTTCCGGGAGCCGGCGCCCACGGTCGAGGTACTGGAACCGGTGGGCGCGGGTGACGCGTTCGCGGCCGGGTACCTGAGCGCTTCCATTCGCGGTGCATCTCCCGCTGAGCGCCTGCGCTGGGGCCACCTGCTCGCCGCGCGCGTCTTGGTCGCGCCGTCGGACTCGGTGGTCCTGCCGCCGGCCGGCGTGCTGGCGGCGCAGGCGGAGGCCGATCCGGCCGCCTGGGCCGCCCTGAGCTTCGCCGGGTCCGAGGGGTCGTGCACAGTCTGA
- a CDS encoding Gfo/Idh/MocA family oxidoreductase, whose amino-acid sequence MSEHVRVVIAGAGRFGALHARVWREAGADLAGVVDLDPARSAAFAETWGAEHHGTDLSEIIVDAEPDIVVIASDETAHTELALAALAAGRHVFMEKPFAMSVEDALGTVDAAQRAGREVIAGHISRFAEPYRAMRQALTAGRIGDLWSLRLRRDFSRQWFEDFGGRVDPVWESCIHDIDVALSFVRRPATRVYASRSEAAGANAPSVVSAIVEFAGGAMATIETAWTIPEGAPQTESGALALPGAIIAEAEAHGSTGVMRQRLQNDGLTVWNNAGSWSPNAFLWPVSGDRVGGAIRAEVEHALGVVRGAHGNTEMPMIEAVWGIAIAEAMTRSLETGAPEVPRNEGRL is encoded by the coding sequence ATGAGTGAGCACGTCAGGGTCGTCATCGCCGGGGCCGGCCGCTTCGGGGCCCTGCACGCCCGGGTCTGGCGCGAGGCGGGCGCCGACCTCGCCGGCGTCGTTGATCTCGATCCCGCCCGGTCCGCGGCGTTCGCCGAGACCTGGGGTGCCGAGCATCACGGGACCGATCTCTCCGAGATCATCGTCGATGCCGAGCCGGACATCGTGGTGATCGCGAGCGACGAGACCGCCCACACCGAACTGGCGCTCGCGGCGCTCGCCGCAGGGCGCCACGTATTCATGGAGAAGCCGTTCGCCATGTCGGTGGAGGACGCGCTCGGGACCGTCGACGCGGCGCAGCGTGCGGGACGCGAGGTGATCGCCGGGCACATCTCGCGTTTCGCCGAGCCCTATCGCGCGATGCGGCAGGCGCTGACCGCCGGACGCATCGGCGACCTGTGGTCGCTGCGCCTCCGACGTGATTTCTCGCGTCAGTGGTTCGAGGACTTCGGCGGCAGGGTGGATCCCGTGTGGGAGTCGTGCATCCACGACATCGATGTGGCGCTCTCCTTCGTGCGGCGTCCGGCGACGCGGGTGTACGCGTCGCGCAGTGAGGCGGCGGGTGCCAACGCCCCCTCCGTGGTGTCGGCGATCGTGGAGTTCGCGGGCGGGGCGATGGCGACGATCGAGACGGCGTGGACGATCCCGGAGGGGGCACCGCAAACCGAGTCGGGCGCGCTGGCGCTCCCGGGGGCGATCATCGCCGAGGCCGAGGCGCACGGCTCGACCGGTGTCATGCGCCAGCGGTTGCAGAACGACGGATTGACGGTGTGGAACAACGCCGGCTCGTGGTCGCCGAACGCATTCCTATGGCCCGTCTCGGGCGACCGCGTGGGGGGCGCCATTCGCGCGGAGGTCGAACACGCCCTCGGCGTGGTCCGCGGCGCGCACGGGAACACCGAGATGCCGATGATCGAGGCCGTGTGGGGCATCGCGATCGCGGAGGCGATGACGCGCTCCCTGGAGACCGGGGCGCCCGAGGTTCCCCGGAACGAGGGAAGGCTGTGA